CAAAGTGAAGATGCGGAGGAAACTTTCCACTCGTTCCTTCCTTTCCATATCCTGTAGAGCCTACATAGCCAATTACCTGTCCAGGTTCAACAATGTCTCCTTCTTCCAAACCTTTTGCATATCCATTCAAATGTGCATAATATTCATAAGTATTATACATGTCCCGAATTCCAAGACGATAGCCCCCGAATTCATTCCAACCAATGATTTCAACAACTCCATATGCAGTTGATACAACTGGTGTTCCATAATGTGAGAAAATATCGACACCTTCATGGATACGATAGCCTCCCCAAGACCTACCAGTTCCGTAATTGTTTGTATAATCACCGGCATAATGTTTAGGAATTGGAAATACACGTTTCCCTAATTCAACTGTATCATATTGTTCAAATAATTTTGCAATTGTAAAAATAATGTTTACCCCTTTTTCTACTTTATAATAGTTTAAAAGTGCTGCTTCGATTTCTTTTTTACCTTTACCATATGAGGATATATAATTAAGCATTGCTTGAAGACGGTCATAGGTATTTAAACGTTCAGCTAGACCATCTCCATCTCCATCTACACCCATACCCTGAAATAAATAAATAGTGTCTAAGTTTTGATCATCTTCACGAGGATTTGCATAACCACTCCATAAAACAGGATCAAAACAAATCGATATGATTTCTTCGTCTTTCTTACAATACTTTCGATAATTTTTTGTGTTTCTTTCGTATTGATCAATGGCTCCGATTATGTACCATGGTATGTCTGTATACCTAGCATACTGTTTATAAATATACATCCTTTCAGGTACTTGATTGTCATCCTTTTTTGCTGCATTCACACCTGTTGTAATTGTGCATATAGAAATAGGGAACACTAATAGTAATACTAATAATTTTTTTATTTTCATATCATATTCTCACTCCATAAACCTTTTTTAATACTATTCTCTAATTTATTGTTTGAAAAATAGATAATTTTATAGCATAATTTTTGGTTTGGAAATTAATACTTATTTTTTTATGCTGATATTTTTAAAATACCTATAAAAAATTAAAAAGCACACCACTTTTTGGGTGCGCTTTCTATCTTTTACTTTATACATCCATTAGAAACTGCTGCAATAACAATTAAAATAAATAATACTAGAACAATGGCATATGAATTCCCATACTCACTTCTTGGTCTACAATTATAATCCACAACATTACCTCCTTATAAGTTTCTAGAATTAACCCATAAGTTATTAATACTTACTCTCATTTTACAATATGTAAATAGTAGGACAAATGTACCAGGTTTGGCAAAATTAATTTTTATAGTAATGTTGTTTAGAATGGCCTCTGACTATTTCCTCTCATATCAATTTCAATAAGTTTTTCAATTGAGTTATTTCGTATTCCAACCAAATAACGACTCATGTTACATACCTTACAACTATGATTTGGTATTATTTTTATTTGATCACCTACCACCAAATTCGTCATGTTATTTGCTTTTATTACACCTACTTCTTCTGATAAGTTGACAATCTCAAGTTCAGGATGATCGACAACATACCCAAATCCATTTATATTTTTATTACCATGCGCTCCCTTGTCAAGACCTAATGTTTTGCTTCCACAATCAATTATAAACGTATCGTTTTCTTTCTTGGATATAATTGTACAAAGCACGGTCAATGCACAATCCGTAAGAGACACGACACCTAGAGATACTTGAATCATATCATTAAACACATAATTACCAGGTCTTAAGGCATTATAAAAATCTGATTTTAAATCCTCTTTGAATGTTGGAGTAGAGCCTGTTGCAATCAATTCTGGTTCTATACCGTACGCTCTTAGCGCTTTTACGGCTCTTTTCATTGTTTCATGAACAGACTTAGCAATTGTTATTACACTACTATATCGGTCTTCCTTGTATACCTGTCCTGGATGTGTTGTAATCCCTCTAAACGTTAGCGATTTAAAATTAATTTTTATATAATTTACTACTGGGACGATGTCACTTGGTGAAATTCCAAAACGATTTAATCCAGTATTTATTATAATCA
Above is a window of Haloplasma contractile SSD-17B DNA encoding:
- a CDS encoding alanine racemase, giving the protein MNLGNVSELRTPALLVDLVILERNLKQYQQLCDQASIELIPMIKTHKSSDIAKMQVLMGVNEFLVGTVDEAVRISKLKKNVTLAYPFLGKKNMHLIQDCSKRIRITLSIDSLETAKFYNDYFCKKNIVMHYVIIINTGLNRFGISPSDIVPVVNYIKINFKSLTFRGITTHPGQVYKEDRYSSVITIAKSVHETMKRAVKALRAYGIEPELIATGSTPTFKEDLKSDFYNALRPGNYVFNDMIQVSLGVVSLTDCALTVLCTIISKKENDTFIIDCGSKTLGLDKGAHGNKNINGFGYVVDHPELEIVNLSEEVGVIKANNMTNLVVGDQIKIIPNHSCKVCNMSRYLVGIRNNSIEKLIEIDMRGNSQRPF
- a CDS encoding YjcZ family sporulation protein, with translation MDYNCRPRSEYGNSYAIVLVLFILIVIAAVSNGCIK
- a CDS encoding M23 family metallopeptidase, with amino-acid sequence MKIKKLLVLLLVFPISICTITTGVNAAKKDDNQVPERMYIYKQYARYTDIPWYIIGAIDQYERNTKNYRKYCKKDEEIISICFDPVLWSGYANPREDDQNLDTIYLFQGMGVDGDGDGLAERLNTYDRLQAMLNYISSYGKGKKEIEAALLNYYKVEKGVNIIFTIAKLFEQYDTVELGKRVFPIPKHYAGDYTNNYGTGRSWGGYRIHEGVDIFSHYGTPVVSTAYGVVEIIGWNEFGGYRLGIRDMYNTYEYYAHLNGYAKGLEEGDIVEPGQVIGYVGSTGYGKEGTSGKFPPHLHFGFYKFDGRKEWSFNPYHYINKWERVSLK